The Candidatus Eisenbacteria bacterium genome includes the window TACATGCGGAAGAACCGCATCCAGGGACGAACCAGGAGCCGCGCCGCGGAAGCGCGGATTCCGCGCTGCTTGAGATCCGCCGCCGACCACTTCGTGTACCGGGAGAACTTCTCGAAGTAGCGGTCGAGGTCGGCGTACGTTTCGTGCGTGAGTCTCTCCTCGAGCTTCCCGACGCGCCCTTCGATTCGGACCTCCGCATGGACGTGGAGCGGCTCGTACGCCCCCTTCGTCCGATCGAAGAGCCGCAGCACCTTGTCGCGCTGCCATCCCGCCGACCCGATCGGCCTCCCCAGGAACCGGTTCGCGCGCCGGATCCAGTAACCGTCCGCGCGGGCGGGATCGGCGAGGACCCGCTCGATCTCCTTCCGGAGCGCGGGCGTGACCCGCTCGTCGGCGTCGACAATCAGCACCCAGCGGTGCGTGAGCTGCGGGATCGCCCAGTTCTTCTGCGCGGCCGAATTCACGTACTCGTGCTCGAGCACCCGATCGGCGATCGATCGCGCGATCGGCACGGTCC containing:
- a CDS encoding glycosyltransferase family 2 protein, whose translation is MAAPRRAAHRDRGRRTRLPSLQREYLPAARGAPHAVYAGSSGGAGDLRRAHAAAGSSAGGAVREPLSVLVPTRNEEPNVRACLESVRWAEEVVVVDSGSTDRTVPIARSIADRVLEHEYVNSAAQKNWAIPQLTHRWVLIVDADERVTPALRKEIERVLADPARADGYWIRRANRFLGRPIGSAGWQRDKVLRLFDRTKGAYEPLHVHAEVRIEGRVGKLEERLTHETYADLDRYFEKFSRYTKWSAADLKQRGIRASAARLLVRPWMRFFRMYVLEGGFREGRHGIVLCMLAAFSVFTKYARRWEDEVRPQEDR